A genomic region of Herbaspirillum sp. DW155 contains the following coding sequences:
- a CDS encoding ABC transporter substrate-binding protein, translated as MRRTFLKSLAALAVSAAFCAPVLAANPVEISFYYPVAVGGAVTKTIDSMVADFEKANPDIKVKAIYAGTYQESIVKALTAFKGGTPPTLAVLLSTDLFTLIDENAIVPIDSLAGSAEDKKWIDGFYKGFMENSQTDGKTWGIPFQRSTIVMYYNKTLFKEAGLNPEKAPANWNEMVEAAKKLTRRDAAGNVTQWGVKIPSTGFGYWMFQAMTASNDTLLMNSTGTKTYFDKPGAVQALQHWVDLTTRDKVMPAGSIEWGTTPKDFLEQKAAMVWTTTGNLTNIRTNASFPFGVAMLPGIRHPGSPTGGGNFYVFNKTSPAEQQAAMKFIRFATEPARAAQWSIATGYVAPRQDAWDTPEMKKYLQDVPAADVAREQMKYGVAELSTHDNQRVTKALNDNLQAALSGTKTPEAALKDAQREAERILRAYGR; from the coding sequence ATGCGTAGAACCTTCCTCAAGTCCCTGGCCGCCCTGGCTGTCTCAGCCGCCTTCTGTGCGCCGGTGCTGGCCGCCAATCCGGTCGAGATCAGCTTCTATTACCCGGTCGCCGTGGGCGGCGCAGTCACCAAGACCATCGACAGCATGGTGGCTGACTTCGAGAAGGCCAATCCCGACATCAAGGTCAAGGCCATCTATGCCGGCACCTACCAGGAAAGCATCGTCAAGGCGCTGACCGCCTTCAAGGGCGGCACCCCGCCGACCCTGGCCGTGCTCCTCTCGACCGACCTCTTCACCCTGATCGACGAGAATGCCATCGTCCCCATCGACAGCCTGGCTGGCAGCGCTGAAGACAAGAAGTGGATAGATGGCTTCTACAAGGGCTTCATGGAAAACAGCCAGACCGATGGCAAGACCTGGGGCATTCCCTTCCAGCGCTCGACCATCGTGATGTACTACAACAAGACCCTGTTCAAGGAAGCCGGCCTGAACCCGGAGAAGGCCCCGGCCAACTGGAACGAAATGGTCGAAGCCGCCAAGAAGCTGACCAGGCGCGACGCTGCCGGCAACGTCACCCAGTGGGGCGTGAAGATTCCTTCCACCGGCTTCGGCTACTGGATGTTCCAGGCCATGACCGCCTCCAATGACACCCTCCTCATGAACAGCACTGGCACCAAGACCTATTTCGACAAGCCGGGCGCGGTGCAGGCCCTGCAACACTGGGTCGACCTGACCACCCGTGACAAGGTGATGCCGGCCGGTTCCATCGAGTGGGGCACCACGCCCAAGGACTTCCTGGAGCAGAAGGCCGCCATGGTCTGGACCACCACCGGCAACCTGACCAACATCCGCACCAACGCCAGCTTCCCCTTCGGCGTGGCCATGCTGCCGGGCATCAGGCATCCGGGCAGCCCCACCGGCGGCGGCAACTTCTACGTCTTCAACAAGACCTCGCCGGCCGAGCAGCAGGCCGCCATGAAGTTCATCCGCTTCGCCACCGAGCCGGCGCGCGCGGCGCAGTGGTCGATTGCTACCGGCTACGTGGCGCCGCGCCAGGATGCCTGGGATACCCCGGAGATGAAGAAATATCTGCAGGACGTGCCGGCCGCCGATGTCGCACGCGAGCAGATGAAGTACGGCGTGGCCGAACTGTCCACCCACGACAACCAGCGCGTGACCAAGGCCCTGAACGACAACCTGCAGGCCGCCTTGTCCGGCACCAAGACGCCGGAAGCAGCCTTGAAGGATGCCCAGCGCGAAGCCGAGCGCATCCTGCGCGCCTACGGCCGCTAA
- a CDS encoding sugar ABC transporter permease — MKRLPSSVLPWLLLSPAMVLLIAFTHYPALATLWHSFFSTPKGARPSVFVGLENYRLMADDPVFWQALCNNLWFALGTIPLAIALAILMALWVNEKLAGRGVLRLAYFTPTVLPMIAVANIWLFFYTPQYGLLEQITGALGLPSHNWLGNPQTVLGALMVVAVWKEAGFFMIFYLAALQQISPVLAEAAALEGASRWQYFWRVQFPLLMPTTLFVLINALINAFRLVDHIVVMTKGGPDNASSLLLYYIYEVGFAFWDSSYAAALTVVLLALLGLIALVKFRVLDRRTHYQ; from the coding sequence ATGAAACGCCTGCCCTCCTCCGTGCTGCCCTGGCTGCTGCTCTCGCCGGCGATGGTGCTGCTGATTGCCTTCACGCACTACCCGGCGTTGGCGACGCTCTGGCACAGCTTCTTTTCCACACCCAAGGGAGCCCGGCCATCGGTCTTCGTCGGACTGGAGAATTACCGGCTGATGGCGGACGATCCGGTGTTCTGGCAGGCCCTGTGCAACAACCTCTGGTTTGCCCTGGGCACCATCCCGCTGGCCATTGCCCTGGCCATCCTGATGGCGCTGTGGGTCAATGAGAAACTGGCCGGGCGCGGCGTGCTGCGCCTGGCCTATTTCACCCCGACGGTGCTGCCGATGATCGCGGTGGCCAATATCTGGCTGTTCTTCTATACGCCGCAATATGGCCTGCTGGAGCAGATCACCGGCGCGCTCGGCCTGCCCTCGCACAACTGGCTGGGCAATCCGCAGACCGTGCTGGGTGCGCTGATGGTGGTGGCGGTATGGAAGGAAGCAGGATTCTTCATGATCTTCTACCTGGCCGCGCTGCAGCAGATCTCGCCGGTGCTGGCCGAAGCCGCGGCACTGGAAGGAGCATCGCGCTGGCAATACTTCTGGCGCGTGCAGTTCCCGCTGCTGATGCCCACCACGCTCTTCGTGCTCATCAATGCGCTCATCAACGCCTTCCGCCTGGTGGACCACATCGTGGTAATGACCAAGGGCGGGCCGGACAACGCCAGTTCCCTGCTGCTTTATTACATCTATGAAGTTGGCTTCGCCTTCTGGGATTCTTCCTACGCTGCAGCCCTGACGGTAGTGCTGCTGGCCCTGTTGGGACTGATTGCACTGGTGAAGTTTCGTGTACTTGATCGCCGGACCCATTACCAATGA
- a CDS encoding carbohydrate ABC transporter permease: MIAPTSPFAERHRALETVSAWVLALLWLLPLLYALWTAFHPAAFATRFVPDAPLTLQNFVNAWQAAPFPRYFLNTFLLVTLILVAQLILSTLAAYAFARFTFRGSNVMFMLVLLQLMVMPDILIVENYQTMNLLGLRDTILSIGLPYFASAFGIFLLRQTFKTVPRELDEAATVEGASAWQILMQVYVPLARPIYIAFGLVSVSTHWNNFLWPLIVTNSVESRPLTVGLQVFSSTDQGVDWSIITAATLMTSAPLLLAFLLFQRQFVQSFMRAGIR; encoded by the coding sequence ATGATCGCGCCCACCTCGCCTTTCGCCGAACGCCATCGCGCGCTGGAAACCGTCTCTGCCTGGGTGCTGGCGCTGCTGTGGCTGCTGCCGCTGTTGTATGCGCTGTGGACGGCCTTTCATCCGGCCGCCTTCGCTACCAGGTTCGTGCCGGACGCCCCGCTGACGCTACAGAATTTCGTCAACGCCTGGCAGGCCGCGCCTTTTCCGCGCTATTTCCTCAATACCTTCCTGCTGGTGACATTGATCCTGGTGGCGCAGCTGATCCTCTCCACCCTGGCGGCCTATGCGTTTGCCCGCTTCACTTTTCGGGGCAGCAATGTGATGTTCATGCTGGTACTGCTGCAACTGATGGTGATGCCCGACATCCTCATCGTGGAAAACTACCAGACCATGAACCTGCTGGGCCTGCGCGACACCATCCTCTCGATTGGCCTGCCCTACTTCGCCTCGGCCTTCGGCATCTTCCTGCTGCGCCAGACCTTCAAGACGGTGCCGCGCGAACTGGATGAAGCCGCCACCGTAGAGGGCGCATCGGCCTGGCAGATCCTGATGCAGGTGTATGTGCCGCTGGCCAGGCCGATCTATATCGCCTTCGGGCTGGTGTCGGTGAGCACCCACTGGAACAACTTCCTGTGGCCGCTGATCGTGACCAATTCGGTGGAATCGCGCCCGCTGACGGTGGGCCTGCAAGTGTTCTCCTCCACCGACCAGGGGGTGGACTGGTCCATCATCACGGCGGCCACGCTGATGACCTCTGCGCCGCTGCTGCTGGCGTTCCTGCTGTTTCAGCGGCAGTTTGTGCAGTCGTTCATGCGGGCGGGGATACGCTGA
- a CDS encoding DUF3460 family protein, which yields MLFGKKTTYVSEITQFIDELKTKNPKLEESQRAGRALLWDKEPLDLDKAAREKASRVAQQPYVYQSH from the coding sequence ATGCTCTTCGGAAAAAAGACCACCTACGTATCTGAAATCACCCAGTTCATCGACGAACTGAAGACGAAGAACCCGAAGCTGGAAGAGTCCCAACGCGCCGGCCGCGCCCTGCTGTGGGACAAGGAACCGCTGGATCTGGACAAGGCCGCCCGCGAGAAAGCCTCCCGCGTGGCCCAGCAGCCCTACGTTTACCAGAGCCACTAA
- a CDS encoding ScpA family protein: MTVQAGGADPAGQPGAEPSADAIDITPAGQQDTTPDVIDGVALARLYGEPLFQLPNDLYIPPDALEVFLEAFQGPLDLLLYLIRKQNFNILDIPLAQVTAQYLEYVEQIRKQNLELAAEYLLMAAMLIEIKSRMLLPAKKAEPGEEPEDPRAELVRRLLEYEQIKLAAQELDQLPQVGRDYVRTQVHIEQTVVTRWPEVDIDDLKAVWADILKRAKLTQHHHISREELSVREHMTGILRRLQSARFVEFSDLFDPSRGVPVVVVNFIALLELAKETLIEITQAEAFAPIYVRLSYSPS; the protein is encoded by the coding sequence ATGACGGTTCAAGCAGGTGGCGCCGATCCCGCCGGCCAGCCCGGCGCGGAGCCTAGCGCCGACGCCATCGACATCACTCCCGCAGGACAGCAGGACACCACGCCCGACGTGATCGACGGCGTGGCATTGGCGCGCCTGTACGGCGAGCCGCTGTTCCAGCTGCCCAACGACCTCTACATCCCGCCGGATGCGCTGGAAGTCTTCCTGGAGGCCTTCCAGGGACCGCTGGACCTGCTGCTGTACCTGATCCGCAAGCAGAACTTCAACATCCTCGATATCCCGCTGGCGCAAGTCACCGCCCAGTATCTGGAATACGTCGAGCAGATCCGCAAGCAGAACCTGGAACTGGCCGCCGAATACCTGCTGATGGCCGCCATGCTCATCGAAATCAAGTCGCGCATGCTGCTGCCGGCCAAGAAGGCCGAGCCCGGCGAGGAGCCGGAAGATCCGCGCGCCGAACTGGTGCGCCGCCTGCTGGAATATGAACAGATCAAGCTGGCCGCCCAGGAGCTGGACCAGTTGCCGCAAGTCGGCCGCGACTACGTGCGCACCCAGGTTCACATCGAGCAGACCGTGGTCACGCGCTGGCCCGAGGTCGACATCGATGACCTCAAGGCGGTCTGGGCCGATATCTTGAAGCGCGCCAAGCTGACCCAGCATCACCACATCAGCCGTGAAGAATTGTCAGTGCGCGAGCACATGACGGGCATCCTGCGGCGTTTGCAATCGGCGCGTTTCGTCGAGTTCTCGGACCTCTTCGATCCCTCGCGCGGGGTGCCGGTGGTGGTGGTCAACTTCATCGCCCTGCTTGAGCTGGCCAAGGAAACGCTGATCGAAATCACCCAGGCCGAAGCCTTCGCTCCGATCTATGTCAGACTGTCTTACTCGCCCAGCTGA
- the panC gene encoding pantoate--beta-alanine ligase has translation MKIISSIEELRDHLRGQLRTAFVATMGNLHEGHLSLMRLARTHGDPVVASIFVNRLQFGPNEDFDKYPRTFQADVEKLEKEGVYVLFAPTEKDMYPEPQEYRVQPPNDLGNILEGEFRPGFFTGVSTVVMKLFSCVQPRVAVFGKKDYQQLMIVRNMARQFALPTEIVGAETYRAEDGLALSSRNGYLSPEERAEAPLLYQVLNDVANEVRGGQHDLALAERVAMERLAGRGWKPDYVAVRKRIDLQPPTPTDMEQGAALVVLSAAKLGATRLIDNLEI, from the coding sequence ATGAAAATCATTTCCTCCATCGAAGAACTCCGCGACCACCTGCGCGGCCAGCTGCGCACCGCCTTCGTGGCCACCATGGGCAATCTGCATGAAGGCCATCTCTCGCTGATGCGCCTGGCGCGCACCCACGGCGACCCGGTGGTGGCCTCGATCTTCGTGAATCGCCTGCAGTTCGGCCCCAACGAGGACTTCGACAAGTATCCCCGCACCTTCCAGGCCGACGTCGAGAAACTGGAAAAGGAAGGCGTCTACGTACTCTTCGCCCCGACCGAAAAGGACATGTACCCGGAACCGCAGGAATACCGCGTGCAGCCGCCCAATGACCTGGGCAACATCCTGGAGGGCGAATTCCGTCCCGGTTTCTTCACCGGCGTCTCCACCGTGGTGATGAAACTGTTCTCCTGTGTGCAGCCGCGCGTGGCCGTGTTCGGCAAGAAGGATTACCAGCAGTTGATGATCGTGCGCAACATGGCGCGCCAGTTTGCCCTGCCTACCGAAATCGTCGGCGCCGAAACCTACCGCGCCGAAGACGGCCTGGCGCTGTCCTCGCGCAACGGCTACCTGTCGCCTGAAGAACGCGCCGAGGCGCCGTTGCTCTACCAGGTGCTCAACGACGTCGCCAATGAAGTGCGCGGCGGCCAGCACGACCTCGCCCTGGCCGAGCGCGTGGCCATGGAACGTCTGGCCGGGCGTGGCTGGAAGCCCGACTACGTGGCCGTGCGCAAGCGCATCGATCTGCAACCGCCAACGCCGACCGACATGGAGCAAGGCGCAGCACTGGTGGTGCTGTCGGCGGCCAAGCTGGGCGCCACCCGCCTGATCGACAATCTGGAAATCTGA
- a CDS encoding cobalamin-binding protein: MRRPAGWLLSLAALLAADAAHASITIQDDLGQRVTLAQPARRIISLAPHVTELLYAAGAGEQIVGASLHSDYPPQAARLPSLGGYNALDIERIASLKPDLIVAWHSGNKPSQLARLRSLGIPVFESQPTDFGMIASSLERLGQLAGTDATAQSAAAAFRSRWQQLAAQYRGRAPVTVFYQIWSQPLMTLNGQHMVSAVLRLCGGRNIFSDLPQLAPTVSMEAVLAADPQVILTAGDARDQPLERWKQFPRLRAVRDGQLYTVNADWLNRAGPRVLEATQEVCGKLEQARSIAPAP, encoded by the coding sequence ATGCGCAGGCCGGCAGGCTGGCTGCTGTCCCTGGCGGCATTGCTGGCCGCCGATGCCGCCCACGCCAGCATCACCATCCAGGATGACCTGGGCCAGCGCGTCACCCTGGCCCAGCCGGCGCGCCGCATCATCAGCCTGGCGCCGCATGTGACCGAGCTGCTCTACGCTGCCGGTGCGGGCGAGCAGATCGTCGGCGCCAGCCTTCACAGCGACTATCCTCCGCAAGCCGCACGCCTGCCCAGCCTGGGCGGCTACAACGCGCTCGACATCGAGCGCATCGCCAGCCTCAAGCCCGACCTCATCGTGGCCTGGCACAGCGGCAACAAGCCCTCGCAGTTGGCGCGTCTGCGCAGCCTGGGCATTCCCGTCTTCGAGAGTCAGCCGACCGACTTCGGCATGATCGCCTCATCGCTGGAAAGACTGGGCCAGCTGGCCGGTACCGATGCCACCGCACAGTCCGCCGCCGCAGCCTTCCGCTCGCGCTGGCAGCAGCTGGCGGCGCAATACCGGGGACGCGCCCCGGTCACCGTGTTCTATCAGATCTGGAGCCAGCCACTGATGACGCTCAACGGGCAACACATGGTCTCTGCCGTGCTGCGCCTGTGCGGCGGCCGCAACATATTCAGTGACCTGCCGCAACTGGCGCCCACCGTCAGCATGGAAGCCGTGCTGGCGGCCGATCCGCAAGTCATCCTCACGGCCGGTGATGCCCGCGACCAGCCGCTGGAGCGCTGGAAGCAATTCCCCCGCCTGCGCGCGGTGCGCGACGGGCAGCTCTATACGGTCAATGCGGACTGGCTGAACCGCGCCGGGCCCCGCGTGCTGGAGGCGACGCAAGAGGTATGCGGGAAACTGGAGCAAGCGCGGTCGATAGCGCCTGCGCCATAA
- a CDS encoding outer membrane beta-barrel protein produces MKNNIAAAIAAIAAMMAAGSAAAQSADSGVYVGVEGGIASINAIATPTNGVKTSETNEAAALRALVGYQFNKNFAVELGYFGTDDFKQDGTNRTGTVRYNVKANVKGADLSVIYKFTEFVPGLYLKAGATRSKVSLELSQPSGTSSFSQTGTGYLVGLGYEFSVSQNVGINVGYTHFEKLGGESDNKMNLYSAGVKYKF; encoded by the coding sequence ATGAAGAACAATATCGCAGCAGCAATCGCAGCAATCGCAGCAATGATGGCAGCCGGTTCGGCCGCCGCCCAGAGCGCCGACAGCGGCGTGTACGTGGGCGTCGAAGGCGGCATCGCCTCGATCAACGCCATCGCCACGCCGACCAACGGCGTGAAGACCTCCGAAACCAACGAAGCCGCAGCGCTGCGCGCCCTGGTTGGTTATCAGTTCAATAAGAACTTCGCCGTGGAACTGGGCTACTTCGGCACCGACGATTTCAAGCAGGACGGCACCAACCGCACCGGGACCGTGCGTTACAACGTGAAGGCCAACGTCAAGGGCGCGGATCTGTCCGTGATCTACAAGTTCACCGAATTCGTCCCGGGTCTGTACCTGAAGGCAGGCGCTACCCGTTCCAAGGTTTCTCTGGAACTGAGCCAGCCGTCCGGCACGAGCTCCTTCTCGCAGACCGGTACGGGCTACCTGGTTGGCCTGGGCTATGAATTCAGCGTTTCGCAGAACGTTGGCATCAACGTCGGCTACACCCACTTCGAAAAGCTGGGCGGAGAAAGCGACAACAAGATGAACCTGTATTCGGCTGGTGTGAAGTACAAGTTCTAA
- a CDS encoding ABC transporter ATP-binding protein — translation MKMSSPVLLQARQLTVRAGLRILLQGLDWQLGAGEFWCVLGRNGVGKSSLLHALAGLHPYEGQIVLQGRELSSLSPLQLARQRGLVLQHQQDAFSLPVLEAVMAGRFAHGEGWAGQSGDMALARQALEQVGLAHLGAEDLLRLSGGERQRVALATLLVQAPALYLLDEPTSHQDIAAQLQVMQVLQGLAREGKTVVASCHDINLARRFASHILLLDGASAQAGPVESVMQPALLEAAFGCRFVILGSPGGVIFVAG, via the coding sequence ATGAAGATGTCTTCACCTGTCCTCCTGCAGGCGCGCCAGCTCACGGTGCGTGCCGGATTACGGATCTTGTTGCAAGGGCTGGACTGGCAGCTTGGCGCCGGTGAATTCTGGTGCGTGCTGGGCCGCAACGGGGTGGGCAAGAGCAGTCTGCTCCACGCGCTGGCGGGCCTGCATCCTTATGAAGGTCAGATTGTGCTGCAGGGACGAGAGCTGTCGTCGCTGTCGCCGCTGCAACTGGCCCGACAGCGCGGGCTGGTGTTGCAGCATCAGCAGGATGCGTTTTCCCTGCCGGTGCTGGAGGCCGTCATGGCTGGCCGCTTTGCGCATGGTGAGGGCTGGGCTGGACAGTCTGGCGACATGGCCCTGGCACGCCAGGCGCTCGAGCAGGTCGGACTGGCCCATCTCGGCGCAGAGGACCTGCTGCGCCTGTCGGGCGGCGAGCGGCAGCGCGTGGCGCTGGCGACCTTGCTGGTGCAGGCGCCAGCGCTGTATCTGCTGGACGAACCGACCTCGCATCAGGACATTGCCGCGCAATTACAGGTCATGCAAGTGTTGCAGGGGCTGGCGCGGGAGGGCAAGACGGTGGTGGCGAGTTGTCACGATATTAATCTGGCGAGACGTTTCGCTTCCCATATCCTGCTGCTCGATGGCGCATCGGCCCAGGCCGGGCCGGTGGAGAGCGTCATGCAGCCGGCGTTGCTGGAAGCGGCCTTCGGATGCCGCTTTGTCATCCTCGGGAGCCCGGGCGGAGTGATCTTCGTGGCGGGATAG
- a CDS encoding iron ABC transporter permease, whose translation MRPCLPVLCILLLLSLLALSAAALCGSTGCLRPSASSDSVALLLSLRVPRALTAFAVGGALALAGALMQVLLRNPLADPYVLGLSGGSAAGALLAMLAALRLGWPLQAVTAPGALLGAGLAMLLLFALVRQSLRHLAMSPLLSSQRLLLTGVMLAAGFGALISLALSVAPDAQLRGMVFWLIGDLDDARLLPVTVVVLLLALLWSWRHAPSLNLLARGDAFAQLLGVPVMRLRVMLLCVAAACTAGAVAMAGTIGFVGLVVPHGLRLVIGNDQRLLLPSCVLAGGAALTLADLLARTVVAPVQLPVGVITALIGVPVFLWLLARSRV comes from the coding sequence ATGCGACCTTGCCTGCCCGTGCTGTGCATCTTGCTTCTGCTGTCCCTGCTGGCCCTGTCGGCGGCGGCGCTGTGCGGCAGCACTGGCTGCCTGCGTCCCTCGGCTTCGTCCGATAGCGTGGCCTTGCTGCTGTCGCTGCGGGTACCGCGCGCGCTGACGGCCTTTGCGGTGGGCGGCGCGCTGGCGCTGGCGGGGGCGCTGATGCAGGTCTTGTTGCGTAATCCCCTGGCCGATCCTTATGTGCTGGGCCTGTCCGGTGGCTCGGCAGCGGGCGCCTTGCTGGCCATGCTGGCGGCACTGCGGCTGGGATGGCCGCTGCAGGCGGTGACCGCGCCCGGCGCCTTGCTGGGGGCCGGACTGGCCATGCTGCTGCTGTTCGCACTGGTGCGCCAGTCGCTGCGGCATCTGGCCATGTCGCCCTTGCTCTCCAGCCAGCGGCTGTTGCTGACCGGAGTGATGCTGGCGGCCGGGTTTGGCGCCCTGATTTCGCTGGCCTTGTCGGTGGCACCCGATGCGCAATTGCGCGGCATGGTGTTCTGGCTGATCGGCGACCTCGATGATGCGCGTCTCCTGCCGGTGACGGTGGTGGTGCTGTTGCTGGCATTGTTGTGGAGCTGGCGCCATGCCCCTTCGCTGAACCTGCTGGCGCGCGGCGACGCCTTTGCGCAATTGCTGGGCGTGCCGGTGATGCGGCTGCGCGTGATGTTGCTGTGCGTGGCGGCCGCCTGTACGGCCGGCGCGGTGGCCATGGCCGGGACCATCGGTTTCGTCGGTCTGGTGGTGCCGCACGGTCTGCGGCTGGTGATCGGCAACGACCAGCGCCTGCTGTTGCCGTCCTGCGTGCTGGCGGGCGGTGCCGCGCTGACCCTGGCCGACCTGCTGGCACGCACGGTGGTGGCGCCGGTGCAGCTGCCGGTCGGGGTGATCACGGCGCTCATCGGAGTGCCGGTGTTCCTCTGGCTGCTGGCGCGGAGCCGCGTATGA
- a CDS encoding TonB-dependent receptor: protein MHIAYFRACHGGPRPRFALRAGSALILAALAHTALAARPDADPPLSAVVVSASRFPNDPAFPPVAATVITAEQIRAAGIGDANEAIRKLGGVYGRQSLAGPRDFPLDLRGFGANGDQNMVVLVDGVRISENELTTPLLSSIPIETIERIEIVRGGSSVLYGSGATGGVIQIITRRPQASAAHGTVVAEVGSNGQRAGRAAVSRGWENMSIDASYARSHADNWRDNSRANQENTSTTVQWFASDWRFGLRANLSRADFGLPGSLSQAQYEANPRQSSNPLDHGSYDNDSITAFLERRFGDVDLAAELSHREKISRSTYVSSGSSAQTNVRVTQFSPRLRQVLQSGLWKNEAIVGVDLSEWSSATNASYGNSDAAQHSKALYLRDEIEFDHNARLAAGVRREQFTQLSGSGAYDRSSAVNAWDLQASYAPLPLLRGFIKTGQSYRLATADENGFTALPAGVVLKPQVSHDLELGATLGNAARQVTLRWFRHRVRDELYYDPTANGGFGANSNLAPTRHQGVELEGRVQLTETLRASATYQHVNARFDAGDNSGKQLALVPANTLSARLNWTSGQQSAEMGARWVDRQRMGNDFANTCARMPSFTTFDARYALRVSAWEFALTGTNLADRKYYSQAYDCSGGAVSGIYPEDGRAVKFTARYDF from the coding sequence ATGCATATCGCTTATTTCCGGGCCTGCCACGGCGGCCCCCGTCCCCGTTTTGCCCTGCGCGCCGGTTCGGCGCTGATCCTGGCCGCTCTGGCGCATACGGCGCTGGCTGCCCGCCCTGACGCCGACCCGCCGTTGTCGGCCGTGGTGGTGTCGGCCTCGCGCTTTCCCAATGATCCGGCCTTCCCGCCGGTGGCCGCCACCGTCATCACCGCCGAGCAGATCCGCGCGGCCGGCATCGGCGATGCCAACGAAGCCATCCGCAAGCTGGGTGGCGTCTACGGGCGTCAGAGCCTGGCCGGTCCGCGCGACTTCCCGCTGGACCTGCGCGGTTTCGGCGCCAATGGCGACCAGAACATGGTGGTGCTGGTCGATGGCGTCCGTATTTCCGAGAATGAGCTGACCACGCCGCTGCTGTCCTCGATTCCCATCGAGACCATCGAACGCATCGAGATCGTGCGCGGCGGCAGCAGCGTGCTCTATGGCAGCGGCGCCACCGGCGGCGTCATCCAGATCATCACGCGCCGCCCGCAAGCCAGTGCGGCGCACGGCACCGTGGTGGCCGAGGTCGGCAGCAACGGCCAGCGCGCCGGCCGGGCGGCGGTTTCACGCGGCTGGGAGAACATGTCCATCGACGCCAGCTATGCCAGATCGCACGCCGACAACTGGCGCGACAACAGCCGTGCCAACCAGGAAAACACCAGTACCACGGTGCAGTGGTTCGCCAGCGACTGGCGCTTCGGCTTGCGCGCCAACCTCTCGCGTGCCGATTTCGGCCTGCCGGGCAGTCTCAGTCAGGCGCAATACGAGGCCAATCCGCGCCAGAGCAGCAATCCGCTGGACCACGGCTCCTATGACAACGACAGCATCACGGCCTTCCTGGAACGCCGCTTCGGCGATGTCGACCTGGCCGCCGAGCTGTCGCATCGTGAAAAGATTTCGCGCTCCACGTATGTCAGCAGCGGCTCGTCGGCACAGACCAACGTGCGTGTGACGCAGTTTTCGCCGCGCCTGCGCCAGGTGCTGCAGAGCGGCCTGTGGAAGAACGAAGCCATCGTCGGGGTCGACCTGTCCGAATGGAGTTCGGCCACCAACGCCAGCTATGGCAACAGCGATGCTGCCCAGCATTCGAAGGCCCTGTACCTGCGCGATGAAATCGAGTTCGACCACAATGCCCGGCTGGCCGCCGGCGTGCGCCGCGAGCAGTTCACCCAGCTCAGTGGCTCCGGCGCCTATGACCGCAGCAGTGCCGTCAACGCCTGGGACCTGCAGGCCAGCTACGCGCCGCTGCCGCTGCTGCGCGGTTTCATCAAGACCGGGCAGAGCTATCGCCTGGCCACGGCCGACGAGAACGGCTTCACCGCCTTGCCCGCCGGCGTGGTCTTGAAGCCCCAGGTCTCGCATGACCTGGAACTGGGCGCGACCCTGGGCAATGCGGCCCGCCAGGTGACGCTACGCTGGTTCCGCCATCGCGTGCGCGACGAACTGTATTACGATCCCACCGCCAATGGCGGCTTTGGCGCCAACAGCAACCTGGCGCCGACCCGCCACCAGGGCGTGGAGCTGGAAGGACGCGTGCAACTGACCGAGACCCTGAGGGCCAGCGCCACCTACCAGCACGTCAATGCGCGCTTCGACGCGGGCGACAACAGCGGCAAGCAACTGGCGCTGGTGCCGGCCAATACGCTGTCGGCGCGGCTGAACTGGACTTCGGGCCAGCAGAGTGCGGAGATGGGCGCACGCTGGGTGGACCGCCAGCGCATGGGCAATGACTTCGCCAACACCTGCGCGCGCATGCCGTCCTTCACTACCTTCGATGCCCGATATGCGCTGCGGGTGAGCGCCTGGGAGTTTGCGTTGACCGGCACCAACCTGGCTGACCGCAAGTACTACTCGCAGGCCTATGACTGCAGTGGCGGTGCTGTCTCGGGCATCTATCCGGAAGACGGCCGGGCAGTAAAATTCACGGCCCGTTACGACTTCTGA